Below is a window of Agathobacter rectalis ATCC 33656 DNA.
GAATGACCCTGAGTAAGGTTAGTGACACAAGACTGTCTACCATATACTCATCACCTGATGTCTTGAAATTGCATCTTATATTATTTGAATTGCGAAGCTTATCAAGCGCACGCTCAACAGTAATATTAAATCCAATATCATCAAATGACATAGGTCTTAAATTATAAATCATATTTCGAAGCTCATTGATAATATCCTTCAGTATCTTTCCCTGAGACGTGAGCTCAAGCCGGCACCTGATAGGGTCAACATCCATAAGTTTAAGACAAAGCTCTGTCTTGTGAGTGAGTGATGTCAGACTCTGTACAGTAGAATCGTGCAAATCACGAGCGATACGCTGTCTCTCACTCTCAACAGTCTGTAAAATCACCCTCTTAAAAGCATCACTATCCTCTTCGTTGATAACATCAGATATGGCCTCTGAAATTTCTACTTCATTAGTTGTCTCATCAGAATTATACACTCTGATAACACTGTTGATTTCATCAATCTTGCAATCAACATCAGATATCTGTTTGTGTAAAGACTTTATCTGAGGCTCAATCAGCTTCTGTTCTTCCTTAAGTTCCTTAACTTTACTCTTATTATATGAATTGATTTCACGTGGAGTAAAAGCCTCAAAGCTTTCATCGGATTTTCCTTCAAGCATCTGGATAATCTTGATATTTTCTTTAAAATGATTCTCAGCGGCAGTAAGCTTTTCTATAAGCGCATACTTGCTGTCATAAAATTCATCTCTTGTTTTCTCTAAATATTTTTTAACCATAATCACCGAACTTTTGTTTGTATAATTAATTTATCTACGATATAATTATATATCATTTTTACTATATTTAAAAGCAATTATAAAAAATAATTGTATAAAACTTCTTTTTTGTTATAATATAGTTATAAGAATACAAAATCAATATATCAAATTTTTCAGATAAAAACAAGGAGGTTATAACATGAAAAAAAGTACAAAAAATCTGCTTTTTCTCACATCTGCAGTGATTGCCGGAATGCATATATACAACAGAGTTGTAGACTCTAATGCCGAAAGGAAAAATGCACTCAAAGTAGACAATGGCCACTACTACAAATGGAAAGAAGGAAATATCTTTTATACAAAAACCGGCACCGGTAAGCCAATACTTTTAATACACGACACCGACTCCGGAGCATCCGGTGAAGAATGGGCTAAAGTAGCTAAAAAGCTTGCAAAGAACAATACCATATACACAATTGATTTACTTGGATGTGGCCGCTCGGACAAGCCTTCCATCCAATATACAAGCTACATGTATGTACAGATTATCACAGCCTTTGTAGATGACGTAATCGGAAAGCCTGTTAACGTAGCTGCAACCAATCTTTCAACAGCTCCTGTAATCATGGCAAATGCTCTGTCAAAGGATTTATTTAATAAAATCATACTTATAAACCCTGTATCATTGCAACAGCTTAAATGCATACCTGACAAGAGCACCAAATTTAAGCAGAACATAATTAATCTACCAATCGTAGGTACATTTATATACAATAAGCTTATGAGCCCTATCAAGGTAGATTTACTCTTCAGAAATAAATTTATTTCAAGAAGCCAGCTCATATCAGATAATATGAAGGATGCATACTATGAGTCCGCACATAAAGGGCAAAGCCGCGGCAAATATCTTTACTCTAGCATTTTATCAAACTACATTAATACTAATATCGCGCCCGCTCTCAAGAACCTGGACAAAGATGTATCAATTATAGCTTCAACAGGAATAAAAAATAATATGGATGTTATCAACAATTACCATAAGCTAAACAGTAAATGCGACATCATCCATATTGCAAATGCAAAGCTTTATCCTCAGTTAGAGTTACCGGAGAAGACAGCTTCAATTATTAAAAAAATTGTTACTAACTAATTCTATACTTTAATCTAAAATAAGGCACCGCCTATAACTATTCTTCAACAATTATAACGGTTTTTTACAATGGTTTCTTTGAAGGCAGTCCGGCTTTTCTCGGATACTTGTTGCTCGTATTCATAACCTTATCAATTATGACAAAAGAGCGATGATTATCCGAGTAGCCAAACTGCTCTATTTTATTCAGCTTTCCTCCCAACAGATAAATGGCCGACTTTGCATCTGCCACCTCGCTCTCGCACTCACCTGATTTATATGACACAAAGCAGCCTCCCATTTTCACAAACGGCAGACAGTATTCTGAAAGAGTAGATAGATTTGCAACTGCTCTCGATACACAAATATCATAAGCTGCCCTGTGTTCCTTATCTCTGGCAAAATCCTCTGCCCTGCCATGGACTGCTTCAATATCCTTAAGCTCAAGCGCTTCAATAACTTCATTTAAAAATCCAACTCTCTTATTAAGTGAATCTAATAAAGTAATCTTAAGCTGAGGAAAAGCTATCTTAAGAGGAATACCGGGAAAACCAGCTCCGGTTCCGACATCAATGATGTTTTTTTCCGCGTTTAAATCTAATGTGTGGCATAAAAACAAGCTATCAAGGAAGTGTTTCTCTATTACCTCGTCGAAATCTGTGATGGCAGTAAGGTTCATAACCTTGTTTTTTTCGATAAGCATGTCATAATATAGCTCAAATTGCTCTAATTGTGAATTATTTAATGTACATTTAATTTTTGATAATTCATCAGTGAAGTGTGTGAAATCATATTTCATATTTTATTCTCCATTATTATTGTTCAACGCTTGTATTATCTGGGTTTAATCTAGAAAATAAATCAGGATTTGAGTATTTTAATTGTTCCAGAAATACCAGTAAAACCGATATATCAGCCGGTGTGACACCTGAAATTCTGGATGCCTGACCTATACTAAGCGGCTGAAATTCATTCAGCTTCTGCTGTGCTTCAATTCTCAGACCCGAAATAGTATTATAATCAAAATCAGTAGGTAACAGTTTTTTCTCAAGCTTCTTAAAATGAGAGACCTGCTTGATCTGTCTTGAAATATACCCTGCGTACTTAATAAGAATATTAATCTGTTCTCTTGTGTCATCCGATAACTTAGGTCTGTCGGGATCTATCGGAGCAAGCTTGTCATAATCCAGCTCAGGTCTTCTGATAAGCTCCTCAAGTGTGGTTCCGTTGCTTAGCTCTATACTGTTGTATTTCTTCA
It encodes the following:
- a CDS encoding sensor histidine kinase, with translation MVKKYLEKTRDEFYDSKYALIEKLTAAENHFKENIKIIQMLEGKSDESFEAFTPREINSYNKSKVKELKEEQKLIEPQIKSLHKQISDVDCKIDEINSVIRVYNSDETTNEVEISEAISDVINEEDSDAFKRVILQTVESERQRIARDLHDSTVQSLTSLTHKTELCLKLMDVDPIRCRLELTSQGKILKDIINELRNMIYNLRPMSFDDIGFNITVERALDKLRNSNNIRCNFKTSGDEYMVDSLVSLTLLRVIQEACSNSIKHGHAKEINVSLKYEPKSLTLTIKDDGDGFDTSAIPEFTREDNSGFGLSMMKERIYLLSGKISISSKPGEGCIVRVIIPVNKED
- a CDS encoding alpha/beta fold hydrolase, yielding MKKSTKNLLFLTSAVIAGMHIYNRVVDSNAERKNALKVDNGHYYKWKEGNIFYTKTGTGKPILLIHDTDSGASGEEWAKVAKKLAKNNTIYTIDLLGCGRSDKPSIQYTSYMYVQIITAFVDDVIGKPVNVAATNLSTAPVIMANALSKDLFNKIILINPVSLQQLKCIPDKSTKFKQNIINLPIVGTFIYNKLMSPIKVDLLFRNKFISRSQLISDNMKDAYYESAHKGQSRGKYLYSSILSNYINTNIAPALKNLDKDVSIIASTGIKNNMDVINNYHKLNSKCDIIHIANAKLYPQLELPEKTASIIKKIVTN
- the rsmG gene encoding 16S rRNA (guanine(527)-N(7))-methyltransferase RsmG; its protein translation is MKYDFTHFTDELSKIKCTLNNSQLEQFELYYDMLIEKNKVMNLTAITDFDEVIEKHFLDSLFLCHTLDLNAEKNIIDVGTGAGFPGIPLKIAFPQLKITLLDSLNKRVGFLNEVIEALELKDIEAVHGRAEDFARDKEHRAAYDICVSRAVANLSTLSEYCLPFVKMGGCFVSYKSGECESEVADAKSAIYLLGGKLNKIEQFGYSDNHRSFVIIDKVMNTSNKYPRKAGLPSKKPL